A DNA window from Paenibacillus sp. HWE-109 contains the following coding sequences:
- a CDS encoding response regulator transcription factor has product MNNILIVDDDANIRELMSFFLQNDGFDVIEAENGEEALSVMERTDINLVILDIMMPLMDGWDLCKEIRSRDPHILLLMVTAKGESGHRVKGFQLGTDDYLAKPFDPVELVLRVKALLKRSRISFSKVIQLGEILLNLDTYRVVRGDEEQALPLKEFELLFKLASHPGQIFTRELLITQIWGMDYEGDDRTVDVHIKRLRERFAGDKKHFHIETARGLGYRLVVNSG; this is encoded by the coding sequence GAGTTTCTTTCTACAGAATGATGGATTTGACGTTATTGAGGCGGAGAACGGAGAGGAAGCACTCTCGGTGATGGAGAGAACGGATATCAATCTCGTCATTCTTGATATCATGATGCCGCTTATGGACGGCTGGGATTTGTGCAAGGAGATCCGGAGTCGAGATCCTCATATCCTGCTCTTAATGGTTACGGCCAAAGGGGAGTCAGGGCATAGGGTAAAAGGATTTCAGTTGGGAACGGATGACTACCTGGCGAAGCCGTTCGATCCGGTGGAGCTTGTGCTGCGAGTGAAAGCACTGTTGAAGCGCTCCCGGATTTCCTTCTCCAAGGTCATACAGCTGGGTGAAATTCTGTTGAACCTTGACACCTACAGAGTTGTGCGCGGAGACGAAGAACAAGCGCTGCCACTAAAAGAATTCGAGCTATTGTTCAAGCTAGCCAGCCATCCAGGGCAAATTTTCACACGGGAGCTGCTGATCACTCAAATATGGGGAATGGACTACGAAGGTGATGACAGGACCGTGGACGTGCATATCAAGAGGCTGAGGGAAAGGTTTGCCGGCGACAAAAAGCATTTTCACATTGAAACGGCACGCGGCCTAGGCTATAGGCTTGTGGTTAACTCGGGATGA